One genomic window of Ruminococcus gauvreauii includes the following:
- the recN gene encoding DNA repair protein RecN, with product MLTNLHVKNIALIDEVEVDFERGLNILTGETGAGKSILLDSVNLALGKKMASDSIGKFGDSALVELIFTVENPRITEELQKLSIVPEDGQVILSRKIMEGRSISRINGETCTVSQMKAAASLLLDIHGQHEHQSLLYPEKQLEILDEFAGEPLKHHKQKVAECYHAYQKLSRKLQACSIDEEQRQREVSFLEFEIHEIDEAKVRPGEDEELERLYRKLSNSRKIVETLQVVYEMTGYDNPASAGEVTGRVVRELSALNDFDEELSRIYSQALDIESMLNDLNRDISGYLGDLTFSEELFAQTEARLDEINRLKGKYGENTEKILNYRDEQQKKLDELLSLDERRAELAGEQQAARERLEKLCEQLCRLRKHAARELEKRIVDSLRELNFLQVEFEIAFKQLHDFSKNGNDNIEFLISTNPGEEKRSLSKVVSGGELSRIMLAVKTLMADKDDTEVLIFDEIDTGISGRTAQKVAEKMAEISRQRQVLCITHLPQIAAMADAHFEIEKNVQDTITVTRIKRLDEQGSMHEIARMLGGTRITQSVLSNACEMKELAQVHKNTRLKN from the coding sequence ATGTTAACCAATTTACATGTAAAGAACATTGCATTGATCGATGAAGTGGAAGTGGATTTTGAACGGGGGCTGAATATCCTCACAGGGGAAACAGGAGCCGGGAAATCCATTCTTCTTGATTCGGTCAATCTGGCGCTTGGAAAAAAAATGGCCAGTGACAGTATCGGGAAATTTGGGGATTCTGCACTGGTGGAACTGATTTTTACCGTCGAAAATCCAAGAATCACGGAGGAACTGCAGAAGCTTTCCATAGTTCCGGAAGACGGGCAGGTGATCCTGAGCCGAAAGATCATGGAGGGGCGCAGTATCAGCCGGATCAATGGAGAGACATGTACGGTCAGCCAGATGAAAGCGGCGGCGTCACTGCTGCTTGATATCCATGGACAGCATGAGCACCAGTCACTGCTGTATCCGGAAAAACAGCTGGAGATTCTGGATGAATTTGCCGGTGAGCCGCTTAAGCATCACAAACAGAAGGTAGCAGAATGCTATCATGCATATCAAAAACTGTCCCGCAAACTGCAGGCGTGCAGTATTGATGAAGAGCAGCGCCAGAGAGAGGTTTCATTTCTGGAATTTGAGATACATGAGATTGATGAGGCCAAAGTCAGGCCGGGAGAGGACGAAGAACTGGAACGTCTGTACCGGAAACTTTCCAATTCGAGAAAAATCGTCGAGACACTTCAGGTAGTATATGAAATGACGGGATATGATAACCCTGCTTCGGCGGGAGAGGTGACGGGACGTGTGGTGAGGGAACTGTCGGCTCTGAACGATTTCGATGAAGAACTTTCACGCATTTATTCGCAGGCACTGGATATTGAAAGTATGCTCAATGATCTGAACAGAGATATTTCCGGGTATCTCGGGGATCTGACTTTTTCAGAGGAACTGTTTGCACAGACGGAGGCACGTCTGGATGAGATCAATCGCCTGAAGGGAAAATACGGAGAAAATACAGAAAAAATTTTAAATTACCGGGATGAGCAGCAGAAAAAACTGGATGAGTTGCTCAGTCTGGACGAGCGCAGAGCTGAACTTGCGGGAGAACAGCAGGCCGCACGTGAAAGACTTGAAAAGCTGTGCGAACAGCTGTGCAGACTTCGGAAACATGCTGCGAGAGAACTGGAAAAAAGAATTGTCGATTCCCTGCGGGAGCTGAATTTTCTTCAGGTGGAATTTGAAATTGCTTTCAAACAACTGCATGATTTTTCAAAAAACGGAAACGATAACATTGAGTTTTTGATTTCTACGAATCCGGGTGAAGAGAAACGTTCTCTCTCGAAGGTTGTGTCAGGAGGAGAGCTCTCACGAATCATGCTTGCTGTCAAAACGCTGATGGCTGACAAAGATGATACAGAAGTTCTGATATTTGATGAGATTGATACTGGAATCAGCGGCCGCACTGCACAGAAAGTTGCGGAAAAAATGGCTGAGATCTCCAGGCAGAGACAGGTTTTGTGTATCACACATCTGCCTCAGATAGCAGCGATGGCTGACGCACATTTTGAAATTGAAAAAAATGTGCAGGATACAATTACCGTAACGAGAATCAAAAGGCTTGATGAGCAGGGATCCATGCATGAAATTGCCCGCATGCTGGGCGGAACCAGGATCACTCAGAGTGTTCTTTCCAATGCCTGTGAGATGAAAGAATTGGCACAGGTACATAAAAATACAAGACTGAAAAACTGA
- the argR gene encoding arginine repressor has protein sequence MKIARHTQIIKLINQYDIETQEELAERLNESGFRVTQATVSRDIRELRLTKIALENGHSKYAVFQNHDKELATKYIHVLKTAFVSMDLAQNILVIKTVSGMAMAAAAALDEMQWNEIVGCIAGDNTIMCAIRSADEALLVMDKLKRMLGSIL, from the coding sequence ATGAAGATTGCCAGGCATACTCAGATAATAAAGCTGATTAATCAGTATGACATTGAAACACAGGAAGAACTGGCGGAACGGCTGAATGAGAGCGGATTTCGCGTGACGCAGGCGACGGTATCCAGAGATATCAGGGAATTAAGGCTGACAAAAATTGCCCTGGAAAACGGACACTCAAAATATGCAGTTTTTCAGAATCACGATAAAGAACTTGCGACAAAATATATTCATGTGCTGAAGACGGCGTTTGTATCCATGGATCTGGCGCAGAATATCCTGGTAATCAAGACGGTTTCCGGAATGGCCATGGCAGCAGCAGCGGCACTGGATGAAATGCAGTGGAATGAGATCGTGGGCTGCATCGCGGGAGACAATACGATCATGTGTGCGATCCGCAGTGCCGATGAAGCGCTTCTTGTCATGGATAAACTCAAAAGGATGTTGGGCAGTATCCTCTGA
- a CDS encoding NAD(+)/NADH kinase produces the protein MNCFYIITNSVKDKELLVTHKISNYLKEHGKSCVIQQSDHANNNGSFHYTDVSQIPENVDCVIVLGGDGTLLQAARDVVDRQLPLCGINLGTLGYLAEIDEYSVYPALDHLMGDDYEIERRMMLCGSVYHNGELLEQDIALNDIVISRERSLCVVKFHNYVNDEFLNSYNADGIIIATPTGSTGYSLSAGGPIISPDASMILMTPLAPHTLNTRSIVFSDNDKITVEIGPGRDEMIERGMAAFDGDTTVPMVTGDRIVIEKSTKDTSIIKINNVSFLETLRKKMNNS, from the coding sequence ATGAATTGTTTTTATATCATTACGAACAGTGTCAAAGACAAAGAACTGCTGGTGACACATAAAATTTCCAATTATCTGAAAGAACATGGCAAGTCCTGTGTGATCCAGCAGTCGGACCATGCGAATAACAACGGTTCGTTTCATTATACGGATGTCAGCCAGATTCCGGAAAACGTTGACTGTGTCATCGTGCTCGGCGGAGACGGAACGCTTCTTCAGGCGGCCAGGGATGTGGTGGACAGGCAGCTGCCGCTGTGCGGCATCAATCTTGGAACACTGGGATATCTGGCGGAAATCGACGAGTATTCTGTCTATCCCGCTCTGGATCATCTGATGGGGGATGATTATGAAATCGAACGCAGGATGATGCTGTGTGGAAGTGTTTACCACAACGGGGAACTTCTCGAACAGGATATCGCACTGAATGACATTGTGATCAGCCGTGAGCGGTCGCTGTGCGTGGTGAAATTTCATAATTATGTCAATGATGAATTCCTGAATTCCTATAATGCGGACGGCATCATCATAGCGACACCTACCGGTTCGACGGGCTACAGTCTTTCGGCCGGGGGACCGATCATCTCGCCGGACGCTTCTATGATCCTGATGACACCGCTGGCACCTCATACCCTGAATACCAGAAGCATCGTCTTTTCAGACAACGATAAGATCACCGTGGAAATCGGTCCGGGAAGGGATGAGATGATTGAACGCGGCATGGCGGCGTTCGATGGGGATACAACGGTACCGATGGTCACAGGTGATCGTATTGTGATTGAAAAATCCACAAAAGACACCAGTATTATAAAAATTAATAATGTCAGTTTTCTTGAAACATTACGTAAAAAGATGAATAACAGTTAA
- a CDS encoding TlyA family RNA methyltransferase: protein MKERLDILVVKRGFAPSREKAKAVIMSGNVFVDGQREDKAGSMFQDSVDISVKENILPYVSRGGLKLEKAMRYFGVVLDGKVCMDVGSSTGGFTDCMLQNGAQKVYAVDVGHGQLDWKLRQDKRVVCMERTNIRYVVPEDIGEAPQFASIDVSFISLLKVLLPVRNLLTEDGQIVCLIKPQFEAGREKVGKKGVVRDPKVHMEVIRKVADYAVSISFAVCHLDFSPIKGPEGNIEYLMHLQKLPEGSISQYSDMDMEAVVEKAHADLDKGV from the coding sequence ATGAAAGAACGATTGGATATTCTGGTGGTGAAGAGAGGATTTGCACCATCCAGAGAAAAGGCAAAAGCGGTGATCATGTCCGGCAATGTGTTTGTCGACGGACAGAGAGAGGATAAAGCCGGCTCCATGTTCCAGGACAGCGTGGACATTTCGGTGAAGGAAAATATACTGCCGTATGTCAGCCGTGGGGGACTGAAGCTGGAGAAAGCGATGAGATACTTTGGGGTGGTTCTGGATGGTAAGGTCTGCATGGATGTGGGGTCGTCCACAGGCGGGTTTACCGACTGCATGCTGCAGAACGGAGCGCAGAAGGTCTATGCCGTTGATGTGGGACACGGCCAGCTGGACTGGAAGCTGCGGCAGGATAAGCGCGTCGTGTGTATGGAGAGAACAAACATCCGCTATGTGGTTCCGGAGGACATCGGGGAAGCGCCACAGTTTGCATCGATCGATGTATCCTTTATTTCACTGCTGAAGGTACTTCTTCCGGTGAGAAATCTGCTGACGGAAGACGGTCAGATTGTCTGCCTCATCAAACCACAGTTTGAGGCAGGCAGAGAAAAGGTTGGTAAAAAGGGTGTTGTCAGAGATCCCAAAGTGCATATGGAAGTCATTCGAAAGGTGGCGGATTATGCAGTCAGCATCTCATTTGCGGTATGCCACCTGGATTTTTCCCCGATTAAAGGGCCGGAAGGAAATATTGAATATCTGATGCACCTGCAGAAGCTTCCTGAGGGAAGCATATCACAATATTCGGATATGGATATGGAAGCTGTAGTTGAAAAAGCACACGCTGATCTGGATAAAGGGGTTTGA